cctcctccccgacccacgcagccgccgccgactctcCGCCATCGCCGCGGTTTCCGCAAACGCCGCAGCCGGCGGCCTCCACGGCCGTCCGGCGCAGCGTGGTGGACGTGCTCCGGGAGCGCGGGCTCGTGGAGGCTACCACGTCCGAGGCGCTCGGTTCCTCCCCCTCAGCcggcgggcagcagcagcagctcaagGCCTACTGCGGCTTCGACCCCACGGCCGAGAGCCTGCACCTCGGCAACCTCCTCGGCCTCGTGGCGCTCTCCTGGTTCCGCCGCTGCGGCCACACCGCCGTcgcgctcgtcggcggcgccaccggACGCGTAGGAGATCCGTCCGGAAAGAGCGCCGAGCGCCCTGAGCTGGACCTCGCCGCGGTAGCCGCCAATTCCGACGCAATTAAGTCCCTCATCGCCCAGATCCTCGGCCGCGCTCCAGAACCTTCTCATTACAGCAAATCCGGTAAAAACGCAATCTTGGACGAAAATGAGCATGCCCTGGCCAATTCGTGCCAGGGTTTATCAGAAAATGTGGGGGGAAAGATGGGTTCCTTTGTGATCCTGGATAACTACGACTGGTGGAAGGATATCACACTACTTGATTTCCTCAAGGAGATGGGCAAGTTCGCTCGTGTTGGGACGATGATTGCCAAGGAGAGTGTGAAGAAGCGGCTCAATTCGGAGGATGGCATGAGCTACACTGAGTTCACTTACCAGCTTCTCCAGGGCTATGATTTCTTGTACATGTTCAAGAACATGGGTGTCAATGTGCAGATCGGAGGTAGTGATCAGTGGGGAAACATCACTGCAGGAACTGACTCGATTCGGAAAATTCTCCAGGTCGAGGGGGCACACGGTCTCACATTCCCACTCTTGCTTAAGAGCGATGGGACGAAGTTTGGGAAGACAGAGGATGGGGCAATTTGGCTCTCGTCGAAGATGCTGTCCCCATACAAGTTCTACCAGTACTTCTTCTCAGTGCCAGATGTTGACGTCATTAGGTTTATGAAAATCCTGACGTTCTTGAGCTTGGATGAGATTCTCGAGTTGGAAAAGTCGATGAAGAGGCCTGGCTATGTCCCAAACACGGTCCAAAGAATCCTTGCAGAAGAGATCACACGATTTGTTCATGGTCAGGAGGGATTGGAGGAGGCCTTGAAGGCAACTCAGGCCTTGCGGCCTGGGGCTCAGACGCAGTTGGACTCGCAAACAATTGAGGGTATAGCAGATGATGTACCATCATGCTCTTTGCCATATGACCAAGTACTGAAGTCTCTCCTGGTTGATCTGGCTGCCTCTACAGGTTTGCTAGCTAAATTTTTTATAATTATAATATACATTACAAATAATTATAATATATAGGATACATATACTTGTCAGTGTGTGTGAAGTGGGCAGTAGATAGTGTACACGTACTTGTTTGGTCGTTGCGAGTGCAGCACAGCTGGGATCGATCGATATGGAGCTGGCCTTCACGATGGCATGGCGTGTGCGCATGTATATATAGCTCAATTAGCTTACATGTTACTCCGTATGTCTTTCTTTTTAAAAGAAGCGTTCGCCTACGCATACGATCGCCGATCCTGACCGTCTATCTACATAAAAAGAAATgaacaaacacaaaaaacaGCTGACCGAATCTCAAAATCGGTCAGACGGCGCCTCAACCGAGAAATTAATCTCTGTTTACAGAAAGGGGTTACGGCTAACTCCTGCAGTCCTGCTGCTACTGGGTTGACTGCGTGTCAATGAGTCGATGAGTGTGTGAGCACTTGGCACGGCCGGAAAGAGGGGGCTCGCTGGCtgacacgtacgtacgcgcgCGATCgaggccatgcatgcatgcatgtgttgtacGTCTTGACGCATGCAAAGCCTACGCGCGCTTTTCAGGGCTAGCTGCATGGCCTACATGCGTAGCTATCTTGTGACGTTGTGGAGAGATCAGTAGCACCTAGCTAGTGTGTGCtagtacaaaagaaaaacatcttATTGACACAGGTCTAGCTATTCTGTAGAAGTACCGTAGTCAATTACTTCCTTGGAATAAACAGTCGATTTAAACCGAAATGACCTTGTGTTGAAAGGAATTCAAAGAATGAACTCGGTGCGGAACTATTTCACGCCAGTAATCCTTTTTCTCAGCGTCCGACAACTAGGCGTTACACCAGGTAGCACAGCGTCTAATCAGGAGGCGCTATGTGACAGCCAGCGTGGCACGAGATGCCAGCGTGGCCAACTCGAGGGCTACCAGGCTAGTCATGTAGCGTCCAGGTGTTGGGCGCTAACATCTTCTGCCCTTAAGCAGCGCCCGTTCCTTTTCTGCTTAGAACAACCGACGGCCGTTTCCCTCTCTCGCGCGTCCGCCGCAAGAACTGGGGCAGCCGTTCCCCTCTCTGGCCCAGGTAAATCCCGTAATGCTCCAATATTTGTTGGTTGATTTGTTTCCCCTTTCCTCCCCGGCTGCTATTGATCTCGTTTTCCTTCGAACCCTAGAACAACCGGGGCGTAATCCTCTCGCTCGAGCCCGCCGCAAGAACAACCGTCCCAGGTAAACATTCGTCCAATTTGTCGGTGGATTTGATTCCCTTCCTCCCCCAAATGTATTCTATTCCTTTTCCTTCAATTTCGTGCGGAAATTTGTGCGTATTTCTTCCTAGTTAAGCCAAAGCCTAGATGTGTTAGTGGTGAAATTTTTCTTAGCATAGTGTCCAAATTATAGTAATAGTTTGCTATAAGATTGACTTTACGGTACCCTTAGCATAGTGTCCAAGTTATTTTCTGCAAATTATAGATTGTGGTATGGCAACAGTGATTTGGCATTTCGAAATAGATGATGGGAACTATGCTTCATCTGTTTAGGTAGATGTACTTTAGCTGTTCATTGGAAATAGATGATGGGAACTATGCTTTATTTGTTTAGCTAGATGTACTTTAACGGTGATGGATATATTTTAGCTTGATGTCATTTAGCTTTCTCTAGTAATTCTAAATAGACATGATGAACATTATCTTATTAGTTGTTAATTATGTTGTAGATACCATGGCGCTTCTTTCTGAGCACTACGATCAGCATCACCGTGCGCATATGATGCGGGACGAAATGCAGGTAATTTAAAGTTTGACATGCCTTTATATTACAAGTTTAGTTTGAATGGACATTGTAACGTGTTGGTCTTACTATTTCACAGGAATTAAAACCCCTGAAACTGAGGTCACACGGTGCCTCATCAAACATCATGCGCTACGATGAGCGGTACACGCAGTACATCGAGACGACAGAGCTCCTCCCCTTCATACATCTAGTTACCCGGTCCACGCCATCCCTCAATGCTGCTGCAATCACGGCCCTTGTGGACCGGTGGAGGCCTGAGACGCACGGTTTTCACCTGATGACTGGGGAGATGAAGGTGACGCTACAGGATGTTTCTATGATCTTAGCACTTCCCATCGAAGGAGAACCGGTATGCATGGACACCAACTCTTCGGGATGGCGCGAGCAGATGCGGGTTCTTATTAGAaggcccccccccccccccccgaggccgaggacCCCATTCATGATAGAGTACCGGCGGGGGCTACTTATACTTGGATCACGCAGAACTTCGCAGAGTGCCCCCCTGATGCAAATGAAGAGGCGGTTCAGCAGTACGCTCGCGTTTACGTGTGGTACGTTATCACGAGGACACTCTTCGCCGATGGCGGTGGCAGGACAGCCCAATGGATGTGGTTGAAGGCACTGACTGTATGGGATGCGAATTGGAGCTGGGGTACGGCTGCGCTGGCGTATTTGTACCGACAGGTAACCATGTATTCAAACATTGTTTATAATTTTGTACATATTCTTTCATTGACGGTCGTCGCAAGACCAAATAACCAATCTGTCATATTTTTTGTAGTTGGATGATGCTTGTCGTAGGATTGGTCCTGAGAGTGGGATAGGTGGTTCTTTGCTCCTGCTTTCAATATGGAGCTGGGAGCGCCTCCCAGTAGGCCGGCTGAAGGTGCTAAACTTTCATCCTTGGGATGATCATGGCAATCCGCTGCACCGACCAACATGGGCATACAAGTGGGATCGTGTCTCGGAGAGCACGAGCTCGACAAAAATTCTGTACAAGCAATACACTAACGAGTTCGATGGCCTAACTCTGGAGCAAG
This is a stretch of genomic DNA from Brachypodium distachyon strain Bd21 chromosome 1, Brachypodium_distachyon_v3.0, whole genome shotgun sequence. It encodes these proteins:
- the LOC100832707 gene encoding tyrosine--tRNA ligase, chloroplastic/mitochondrial-like — translated: MEQEIIIPYAAASICCSRGPVRGVHRQPEKPYQQLQAQSPNPPPELRWLPPPWPRLPELCSVRTASSSSPTHAAAADSPPSPRFPQTPQPAASTAVRRSVVDVLRERGLVEATTSEALGSSPSAGGQQQQLKAYCGFDPTAESLHLGNLLGLVALSWFRRCGHTAVALVGGATGRVGDPSGKSAERPELDLAAVAANSDAIKSLIAQILGRAPEPSHYSKSGKNAILDENEHALANSCQGLSENVGGKMGSFVILDNYDWWKDITLLDFLKEMGKFARVGTMIAKESVKKRLNSEDGMSYTEFTYQLLQGYDFLYMFKNMGVNVQIGGSDQWGNITAGTDSIRKILQVEGAHGLTFPLLLKSDGTKFGKTEDGAIWLSSKMLSPYKFYQYFFSVPDVDVIRFMKILTFLSLDEILELEKSMKRPGYVPNTVQRILAEEITRFVHGQEGLEEALKATQALRPGAQTQLDSQTIEGIADDVPSCSLPYDQVLKSLLVDLAASTASDN